A single genomic interval of Lathyrus oleraceus cultivar Zhongwan6 chromosome 7, CAAS_Psat_ZW6_1.0, whole genome shotgun sequence harbors:
- the LOC127103295 gene encoding uncharacterized protein LOC127103295: MVCLHCPVTVYGRDFIIEIVCLLLSQIDIILGMNWLIFNHVYINCYNKSVLFPEFGVEEDFMFISASQVEKFLKGEEKVFAMFSSLKLETEEVIGNLQVVCDFPDVFPNDISDLPPEREVEFTIDLVPSTRPVSMAPYRMSPSYLSELKKQLKELLEKRFIRPSVSPWGAPVLLVKKKGWEYAVVC; encoded by the coding sequence ATGGTTTGTTTGCATTGTCCTGTGACTGTTTATGGCAGGGATTTCATCATTGAAATAGTGTGCTTACTGTTAAGTCAAATCGATATTATCTTAGGTATGAATTGGTTGATATTCAACCACGTCTATATTAACTGTTATAATAAGTCCGTGCTTTTTCCAGAGTTTGGTGTAGAGGAagattttatgtttatttctGCTAGTCAAGTGGAAAAGTTCTTAAAAGGTGAAGAGAAGGTGTTTGCTATGTTTTCTTCCTTGAAACTCGAGACAGAAGAAGTGATCGGTAATCTGCAGGTAGTCTGTGATTTTCCAGATGTATTTCCTAATGACATCAGTGATCTACCTCCAGAAAGAGAAGTTGAATTCACCATAGATTTAGTACCTAGTACTAGACCTGTGTCGATGGCTCCTTACAGAATGTCTCCATCATATTTAAGTGAACTGAAGAAGCAATTAaaagaattgcttgagaagagATTTATCAGACCAAGTGTGTCACCTTGGGGAGCGCCAGTGTTGCTTGTAAAGAAAAAAGGATGGGAGTATGCGGTTGTGTGTTGA